A stretch of DNA from Acidovorax carolinensis:
CCCAGGCGACGGATGACAATGAGCGCAGCATTGCCGTGGTGATGGCGCGCTACGAAGAGCGCCTGGCGGCCTACCAGAGCGTGGATTTTGACGACCTCATCGGCATGCCGCTCAAGCTGCTGCGCGACTTTCCCGAGGTGCGCGCCAAATGGCAGGCGGCCCTGGCCCATGTGCTGGTCGATGAATACCAGGACACCAATGCCACCCAGTACGAACTGCTCAAGCTGCTGGTGGGCGAGCGCGGCCACTTCACCGCCGTGGGCGACGATGACCAGTCCATCTATGGCTGGCGCGGCGCCACGCTCGACAACCTCAAGAAGCTGCCGCTGGACTACCCCGCGCTCAAGGTCATCAAGCTGGAGCAGAACTACCGCTCCACCAGCGCCATCCTGCGCGCGGCCAACAACGTGATCGGGCCCAACCCCAAGCTGTTTCCCAAGACGCTGTTCAGCGAACTGGGCGAGGGCGATCCGGTGCGCGTGGTCGATGCCGATACCGAAGAGCACGAGGCCGACCGCGCCGTGGCCCGCATCCAGAGCCTGCGCGCTGCCGCCAACCCGCCGCCTGCGTGGAAGGACTTCGCCATCCTGTACCGCGCCAACCACCAGGCCAAGCCGTTCGAGAAGGCGCTGCGCAGGGCGAACATTCCGTACAAGGTGTCGGGCGGCACCAGCTTTTTCGACCGCGCCGAAATCAAGGACCTGTGCGCCTGGTTTCGCCTGTGGATCAACAACGACGACGACCCGGCATTTTTGCGCGCCATCGGCAGCCCCAAACGTGGCATCGGCCACACCACGCTGGCCGCTTTAGGCGCGTTTGCCACGCAGCACAAGCAAAGCATGTTTGGCGCGCTGTTCAACGGCATGCTGCCCGCGGCCGTGCCCAAACGCGCGCTCGATGGCCTGCACGAGTTTGGCCGCTACATCAACGACCTGGAGCACCGCGCCCGCCACACGCATGGCGCCGAAGCTTCGCGCGCCTTTCTGGCCGACTGGCTCAAGGAAATCGGCTACGAGCAGCACCTGTACGACGGTGAAGACAGCGAAAAAGTGGCCGCCGCCCGCTGGACCAACGTGCTGGAGTTTTGCGACTGGATGGCCCAGCGCGCCGGCGGCCAGATCGACGACACCGCAGGCGCCGTGGTGGCCAAGGAGACCAAGAGCCTGCTGGAGGTGTCGCAGACCATTGCGCTGCTCTCCACCATCAGCGAGCGCGAGCAGGAGCAGGACATGGTCACGCTCTCCACGCTGCACGCCAGCAAGGGGCTGGAATGGCCGCATGTCATTTTGGTGGGCGTCACCGAGGGCATGCTGCCCTTCAAGCTCGACGACGACGAAGGCCGCCAGCTCAAGGTGGCCGACGACACCCTGCAGCGCCTGCAGGAAGAGCGCCGCCTCATGTATGTAGGCATCACCCGCGCCCAGCGCACGCTGGCCGTGAGCTGGACCAAAAAGCGCAAGAAGGGTCGCGAAATGGTGGCCGCGCGGCCCAGCCGCTTCATTGCCGAGATGGGCCTGGACAAGGCCACCACGCGCGAAGACCCGCGCGAAAAACTCAAGGCTCTGCGCGCCGAATTTGCCGCCAAGGCCCAGGCCGCCAGCGCCGCCAATGCGGCCCCCACGGCATGAAGCGACCGCCTGAAAGACCGATGCTTCAGCCCTCCATCCGGCCCACGATTGCTTTTATTTTGATAGCTATCAGCGCTTGTCCTACAAGCGTCATAGGCCAAAATGACCCAAAATCCACGGCAGCTTGCCCGGCGGCGGCCGACATGACGCACCAGCACCTGCAGGGCCGATGGCACGCCACGCTGCAGCCCGCCACACCCGGTGTGGTGCCCCAACCCGCCACGACGGCCGTGCTGCAACTGGGCCCCCATCCCGAGCTGGCCGAAAGTGTGCGCGGCACCCTACAGCGCGGCGAAACCCGTGCGCAACTGAGCGGCGATGTGGATGCAGGCGAGCTGACCCTGGAAGAATCAATCAACGGCACCAACATCAGCGCCACCTGGACAGGCCAGGTGGTCGACGGAAGTTGTGGCAAGGAAATACACGGAACATGGACCAACGCCCACCCCACCACCACCCTGCCTTTCATACTGCGCAAGCAGGCGGGCTGGCAATGAGCGCGCGCCATGGCGCCGCCCTGGCGCTGGCGCTGCTGGCACCGGCCGGCGCCGCCCTGGCCCAGCAGACGCCGGCCGCCGGCAACGCAACAACCACCTCGGCGCCCACCAGCGCCGACACCGCATGGCGCCGGTGCGCAGCCCTGGGCGACGACAACCAGGCACGCCTGGCCTGTTTCGACCAGTGGGCTGGCCAGCAGGCCTGGCAGGCGCCCGGGGCTTCGGCCAAAGCAGGTGCAGCGGGCGCAGCGGGTGCAGCCGTCCAGCAGGGCGCCGACGCCTCGGCGGTTGCGCTGCCGGTGGACACCCGGCTGCCGGCCACCCGCATCATCGATGTGTCGAGCACCGCAGGTTGCCGGGACACGCAGTACAGCGACATCTCGCGCTTTTGGGAGCTGGAATCGGGCAGTGACTGCGGCACGTTCAGCTTTCGCGGCTACCGGCCCATCACCGTGTCGGTGGTCGCATCGAGCAGCGTGAACCGCCAGCCCAGCTCGGACGCCGAGGGGCGAACCGCCACCGAAGCCACGCCCTACCGGCGCACCGAGAACCGCATCCAGCTGTCGGTGCGCACGAAAATCGCCCAGGGCATGCTTACCCGGGGCCACCCCACACTCAAGGATTCGCTGTGGTTTGGCTACACGCAGCAGTCGCACTGGCAGCTGTTCAGCTCCAATATATCGCGCCCCTTCCGCACCACGGATCACGAGCCCGAGGTGATTTACGTGTATCCCACCGATGCGCAACTGCCCTTTGGATGGCGCTGGCGCTACAGCGGCGCCGGGCTGGTGCACCAGTCCAACGGCCAGAGCAACCCCTTGTCGCGCAGCTGGAACCGCGTCTATCTCATGACTGGCATGGAGCTGGACAACCGCTGGAACGTGCGTGCACGCGTCTGGAAGCGTCTGTCCGAAAACAGCACCAACGACGACAACCCCCGCATCAGTGACTACATCGGCCGCGGCGAGGTGCAGGTGTTCTGGAACATGGACAAGGACAACACCCTGGGCGCCACGGTGCGCCACTCGCTGTCCAGCACCGGGCGCGGCTCGGCCCGGCTGGAATGGCTGCAAACCCTGGGCACCGGCCTGGGCGGCGGCAAAAGCAACCTGCGCCTGCACACCCAGCTGTTCAGCGGCTACGGCGACAGCATGATCGACTACAACCACAAGCGCACCGTGTTCAGCCTGGGGTTGAGCCTGGTGGATTTTTAGCGTACATCCCCCTGAGGCGCTTGCGCGCCTTCCCCCTTCTCTCGAATTGCTGCGCAATCCGGGAAGGGGGACGACGCCCTCGCTGCGGGGCGGCCCTTGCTCGGCGTCCCGCGCCTGGGGCGCGCCAGTATCGTGCGCCGCTGCCCCTTGCGCGCTGTGGAGAGTCCGGAGCAAAGGCCATCAGCGCACAAGGCCCCAAACTCACTCACAACTCGTTACGACATCGTCCTCAGGTTTTGCGCACTCCTGCCGACGCGCCGCCACAATGGCACGCGCACAGACGCCGGCATGGCCCCTGCGGAAGGCTCCCGAAAAGAGCTGTTTTCCCGCCCTTTACCCGCCTTTGCCTGCGCCGTGCGCCCTCGACAATGCCGCTAAAGAGGAACTCCCATGGACATGCAATACCAGCTCAAGGCAGGCAGCTACTACCTGTACGACATGCGTGACACCCCCAGCGCTGTCACGGGCGAGCGCCGGTTCAAGCTGAAAACCGACACGGTGGCGATTGCATTCGATGTGCACACAGGCGAGGTGCACCAGCACGGCAGCCCCACGCGCATCCAGTCGTGGGCCAACAACACGCGGCGGCGCCTGCGCGCAGCGGGCGCCCAAGATGTGGCCAACGACATCGTGGTGGTGTCGGGCCCGCTGCCGGTGGACGAGCTCAACAAATGCCTGTGGGTGAACGGCTATGTGCGGCGCATGTTCAAGCGCCTTGCCAGCCTGCCGCACGGCAAGCTGCAGCGCACGGCGGAACCGTTTCGCAAGGCCGCCTGAAGCCGCCCAAGCCTTTACTCTCCTCTCTTCCAACGCCAAGGGCCGCTGTCAGCGGCCCTTGGCGCATCTGCGGCTCAGGCTGCCACGTCTGCGGCACCTTGCTCCACATCGTCCTCCTGCTCCGGCACCTCGGGGTGCTTCACGATGGTCACCGGCACCGGGCTGGAATGCGCCAGCTCTTGCGACACCGATCCCAGCAACGCACTGCTGATGGCGCCCTGGCCGCGCGCACCGATGATGACCATGTCGCAGCCTGAGCTTTCGATGATGTCCACCAGCACATGCGCCGGGTCGCCCACGCCCACGGCGGTTTCGCAGCTCAAGCCGGCCGCCTGCAGCAGCACGCGGGCCGGGGCCATCAAGTGCTCACCCGCCTCCACGCTGGCAGCGGCGATCAGGTCGGGGTCGCGCGACACCACCAGTTCATACAGCGACGCGGGTTCTTGCACATTGGCCAGCACCACGCTGGCGCGCAGGCCGTCCTGCACCAGCCGCAGCACATGGTGCACGGCGTCGAGCGAGAGGGCCGAGCCATCCACGGCGATGAGTATCTTGATCATGGCAACAACTCCTTTTATTGAACGGTTCGAACCAGTGTAGCGGCGCGTTGGCAGCGCGCGGGCCAGCGGCAGGTAGATGGCCCCATCTGGGACAATCGCGCCCATGCTCCAGTTTGACCTTCTCACCACCGACCCCACCAGCCACGCCCGCCGTGGCACGCTCACGCTCAACCACGGCGTGGTGCAAACCCCCATCTTCATGCCCGTGGGCACCTACGGCACCGTCAAGGGCGTCATGCCGCAAAGCCTGCACGACATGGGCGCGCAGATCATCCTGGGCAACACCTTTCACCTGTGGATGCGCCCCGGCCAGGAGGTCATGCAAAGCTTTGGCGGCCTGCATGGCTTTGAAAAGTGGGACAAGCCCATCCTCACCGACTCTGGCGGTTTTCAGGTCTGGAGCCTGGGCGCCATGCGCAAGATCACCGAAGAGGGCGTGCACTTTGCGTCTCCCGTCAACGGCGACAAGCTGTTCATGTCGCCGGAGGTGAGCATGCAGATCCAGACCACGCTCAACTCCGACATCGTGATGCAGCTCGACGAGTGCACCCCCTATGAAACCAAGGGGCACCTGACCACCGAGCGCGAAGCACGCCAGTCGATGGAGATGAGCCTGCGCTGGGCCCAGCGCAGCAAGGACGAGTTTGCGCGGCTTGAAAACCCCAACGCCCTCTTTGGCATCGTGCAAGGCGGCATGTTTGAGAACCTGCGCGCCGAGTCGCTGGAGCGCCTGGTCGCCATGGACTTCCCCGGCTATGCCGTGGGCGGCGTGAGCGTGGGCGAGCCCAAGGACGAAATGCTGCGCATCATGGCGCACACGCCGCACCGGCTGCCCGCCCACAAGCCGCGCTACCTGATGGGCGTGGGCACGCCCGAAGACCTGGTCGAAGGCGTGGCGCA
This window harbors:
- a CDS encoding ATP-dependent helicase; amino-acid sequence: MSAGLNLAQLQAVHYTDGACLVLAGAGSGKTRVITHKIAHMIERGMEPKRIAAITFTNKAAAEMRERAKGLIGRRAKDVLVCTFHALGVRMVREDGAVLGLKPQFSIMDADDVAGILKDAAGGTTDLATARQWQWTISKWKNMGLTSGQALAQATDDNERSIAVVMARYEERLAAYQSVDFDDLIGMPLKLLRDFPEVRAKWQAALAHVLVDEYQDTNATQYELLKLLVGERGHFTAVGDDDQSIYGWRGATLDNLKKLPLDYPALKVIKLEQNYRSTSAILRAANNVIGPNPKLFPKTLFSELGEGDPVRVVDADTEEHEADRAVARIQSLRAAANPPPAWKDFAILYRANHQAKPFEKALRRANIPYKVSGGTSFFDRAEIKDLCAWFRLWINNDDDPAFLRAIGSPKRGIGHTTLAALGAFATQHKQSMFGALFNGMLPAAVPKRALDGLHEFGRYINDLEHRARHTHGAEASRAFLADWLKEIGYEQHLYDGEDSEKVAAARWTNVLEFCDWMAQRAGGQIDDTAGAVVAKETKSLLEVSQTIALLSTISEREQEQDMVTLSTLHASKGLEWPHVILVGVTEGMLPFKLDDDEGRQLKVADDTLQRLQEERRLMYVGITRAQRTLAVSWTKKRKKGREMVAARPSRFIAEMGLDKATTREDPREKLKALRAEFAAKAQAASAANAAPTA
- a CDS encoding phospholipase A, with amino-acid sequence MSARHGAALALALLAPAGAALAQQTPAAGNATTTSAPTSADTAWRRCAALGDDNQARLACFDQWAGQQAWQAPGASAKAGAAGAAGAAVQQGADASAVALPVDTRLPATRIIDVSSTAGCRDTQYSDISRFWELESGSDCGTFSFRGYRPITVSVVASSSVNRQPSSDAEGRTATEATPYRRTENRIQLSVRTKIAQGMLTRGHPTLKDSLWFGYTQQSHWQLFSSNISRPFRTTDHEPEVIYVYPTDAQLPFGWRWRYSGAGLVHQSNGQSNPLSRSWNRVYLMTGMELDNRWNVRARVWKRLSENSTNDDNPRISDYIGRGEVQVFWNMDKDNTLGATVRHSLSSTGRGSARLEWLQTLGTGLGGGKSNLRLHTQLFSGYGDSMIDYNHKRTVFSLGLSLVDF
- a CDS encoding universal stress protein; amino-acid sequence: MIKILIAVDGSALSLDAVHHVLRLVQDGLRASVVLANVQEPASLYELVVSRDPDLIAAASVEAGEHLMAPARVLLQAAGLSCETAVGVGDPAHVLVDIIESSGCDMVIIGARGQGAISSALLGSVSQELAHSSPVPVTIVKHPEVPEQEDDVEQGAADVAA
- the tgt gene encoding tRNA guanosine(34) transglycosylase Tgt, with translation MLQFDLLTTDPTSHARRGTLTLNHGVVQTPIFMPVGTYGTVKGVMPQSLHDMGAQIILGNTFHLWMRPGQEVMQSFGGLHGFEKWDKPILTDSGGFQVWSLGAMRKITEEGVHFASPVNGDKLFMSPEVSMQIQTTLNSDIVMQLDECTPYETKGHLTTEREARQSMEMSLRWAQRSKDEFARLENPNALFGIVQGGMFENLRAESLERLVAMDFPGYAVGGVSVGEPKDEMLRIMAHTPHRLPAHKPRYLMGVGTPEDLVEGVAQGVDMFDCVMPTRNARNGTLFTRFGDLKIRNARHKTDHQPLDTTCSCHACAGSAGVPWSEGGRGGFSRAYLHHLDRCGEMLGPMLTTIHNLHYYLNLMREVREALDAGQFAQFRAQFKADRARGV